In Deltaproteobacteria bacterium, one DNA window encodes the following:
- the fabZ gene encoding 3-hydroxyacyl-ACP dehydratase FabZ: MIDINEILKILPHRYPFLLVDKIVEFEAGKMAKGIKNVTINEPFFQGHFPCHPIMPGVLLIEAMAQVGGILAFKSASVENKVVYFMGIDKARFRKPVMPGDRVELILNVIKNRGDIWVFKGEANVDGKLAAEAEIMATIMERE, from the coding sequence ATGATTGACATAAACGAAATATTGAAAATTCTGCCCCACAGATACCCGTTTCTCCTTGTTGACAAGATAGTTGAATTTGAGGCAGGCAAAATGGCAAAGGGCATAAAGAATGTTACAATAAATGAACCGTTTTTTCAGGGACATTTTCCATGTCATCCGATAATGCCGGGTGTCCTTCTGATTGAGGCGATGGCACAGGTGGGCGGCATACTCGCATTCAAATCTGCGAGTGTTGAAAACAAGGTTGTTTATTTTATGGGCATAGACAAGGCAAGGTTTAGAAAACCTGTAATGCCGGGGGACAGGGTTGAACTTATATTGAATGTTATAAAAAACAGAGGCGATATATGGGTGTTTAAGGGCGAGGCTAATGTCGATGGAAAACTTGCTGCTGAGGCAGAAATTATGGCAACAATAATGGAGAGGGAATAA